Proteins encoded by one window of Mercenaria mercenaria strain notata chromosome 4, MADL_Memer_1, whole genome shotgun sequence:
- the LOC123552564 gene encoding integumentary mucin A.1-like isoform X2 — MKYLGLILILCIGVKVNANPLLLETIEDVGNSTNVTFVPPTTEGSTTISPTTGQTVSMETVSIPNTAPTIKPITTASHTTISTTPPPMTTESNSTMTTSNETMPTMETMTTAGTVTSGPSMTTNPSVYTTSQSVRTTKMKTTAAPQPTPKPKKHRFDGGSFAGGIALGLALAAIIIISYRCYIMRHRAKGYGDVN, encoded by the exons atgaaatatctcgGACTGATTCTGATCTTGTGTATTGGAGTTAAAG TTAACGCAAACCCATTGCTACTGGAAACCATTGAGGATGTAGGTAATTCAACTAATGTCACTTTTGTCCCACCCACCACTGAGGGGTCAACCACCATCAGCCCAACTACAGGACAGACCGTGTCGATGGAAACAGTTTCTATTCCAAATACCGCTCCTACCATCAAACCAATCACAACAG CAAGCCACACCACGATATCAACAACACCACCTCCAATGACGACAGAAAGCAACAGTACCATGACTACTTCTAACGAAACGATGCCAACAATGGAAACCATGACAACAGCAGGAACAGTAACATCCGG GCCTTCAATGACAACAAATCCAAGCGTCTATACAACAAGTCAAAGCGTCCGTACAACAAAGATGAAAACAACGGCAGCTCCTCAGCCAACTCCAAAACCTAAAAAACACAGATTCGACGGTGGCTCATTTGCTGGAGGCATAGCACTTGGACTCGCACTTGCTGCAATTATCATTATTTCTTACAGATGTTATATAATGAGACATAGAGCAAAGGGATACGGAGACGTCAATTAG
- the LOC123552564 gene encoding integumentary mucin A.1-like isoform X1 has protein sequence MKYLGLILILCIGVKVNANPLLLETIEDVGNSTNVTFVPPTTEGSTTISPTTGQTVSMETVSIPNTAPTIKPITTASHTTISTTPPPMTTESNSTMTTSNETMPTMETMTTAGTVTSGSSGTMPSMTTNPSVYTTSQSVRTTKMKTTAAPQPTPKPKKHRFDGGSFAGGIALGLALAAIIIISYRCYIMRHRAKGYGDVN, from the exons atgaaatatctcgGACTGATTCTGATCTTGTGTATTGGAGTTAAAG TTAACGCAAACCCATTGCTACTGGAAACCATTGAGGATGTAGGTAATTCAACTAATGTCACTTTTGTCCCACCCACCACTGAGGGGTCAACCACCATCAGCCCAACTACAGGACAGACCGTGTCGATGGAAACAGTTTCTATTCCAAATACCGCTCCTACCATCAAACCAATCACAACAG CAAGCCACACCACGATATCAACAACACCACCTCCAATGACGACAGAAAGCAACAGTACCATGACTACTTCTAACGAAACGATGCCAACAATGGAAACCATGACAACAGCAGGAACAGTAACATCCG gGTCTTCCGGAACAATGCCTTCAATGACAACAAATCCAAGCGTCTATACAACAAGTCAAAGCGTCCGTACAACAAAGATGAAAACAACGGCAGCTCCTCAGCCAACTCCAAAACCTAAAAAACACAGATTCGACGGTGGCTCATTTGCTGGAGGCATAGCACTTGGACTCGCACTTGCTGCAATTATCATTATTTCTTACAGATGTTATATAATGAGACATAGAGCAAAGGGATACGGAGACGTCAATTAG